The following are encoded together in the Chaetodon auriga isolate fChaAug3 chromosome 6, fChaAug3.hap1, whole genome shotgun sequence genome:
- the LOC143322467 gene encoding proton myo-inositol cotransporter-like isoform X1, giving the protein MSNSHDEYSLKHMSNLMGSRRQKAVDDGEQSLIGPPSGVSAAGGDLLDRDASTLGFVYVLAFFSALGGFLFGYDTGVVSGAMLLLKKEMNLSTLWQELLVSSTVGAAALSALGGGSLNGWVGRRICILVASFIFSIGGIILALAPDKVVLLVGRITVGLGIGLASMTVPVYIAEVSPPHQRGQLVTINSLFITGGQFIASVIDGAFSYLSHDGWRYMLGLSVVPAVLQFVGFFFLPESPRWLLQKGRSEEARRVLSRIRGDQSVDAEYDTIRTSIEEEEKESRGGLVILRILRHGPTRRALIVGCSLQMFQQLSGINTVMYYSATILQMAGVRDDKQAIWLAAATSATNFVFTFVGVWLVERVGRRKLTLGSLAGTGLSLALLAVGFLLSAQNSPPVGLHPVDSQNSSCRLYESCEFCMLDPGCGFCYRENGTGVYDASCVPVNQVSTDHAAWGRCYNQTEATDSPIWAYNYCPTSYSWIVLMGLILYLAFFAPGMGSMPWTVNSEIYPLWARSTGNACSAGVNWIFNVLVSLTFLHVAEFLTYYGAFFLYTGLVVLGVLFIQGCLPETQGLQLEDIENLFAGPLCSCGASSPGGSRHVQYIRQGLELSPAQYGAMGSDSAIAYITVSTASRCPVC; this is encoded by the exons ATGTCCAACAGCCACGATGAGTACAGCTTGAAACACATGAGCAACCTTATGggcagcaggagacagaaagcTGTGGATGATGGAGAGCAGAGTCTCATTGGGCCTCCATCTGGGGTCTCTGCCGCTGGTGGGGACCTCCTGGACCGAGATGCCTCCACACTGGGGTTCGTCTATGTGTTGGCATTCTTCTCCGCCCTGGGAGGATTCCTCTTCGGGTACGACACTGGGGTGGTCTCTGGGGCGATGCTGCTCCTGAAGAAGGAGATGAATCTGAGCACCCTGTGGCAGGAGCTGCTGGTTTCCAGTACTGTTGGGGCTGCGGCGCTCTCTGCCCTGGGTGGAGGCTCCTTGAACGGGTGGGTGGGCCGCAGGATCTGCATCCTTGTGGCCAGTTTCATCTTCAGCATCGGTGGCATCATCTTGGCTCTTGCCCCAGACAAGGTGGTGCTCCTTGTGGGCAGAATCACAGTCGGTCTGGGCATAG GCCTTGCCTCGATGACAGTTCCTGTGTACATCGCAGAAGTTTCCCCCCCTCATCAGAGAGGACAGCTGGTCACTATCAACTCCCTCTTCATCACCGGTGGCCAGTTCATTGCCAGTGTGATCGACGGAGCTTTCAGCTACCTGAGCCACGACGGCTGGAG GTACATGCTGGGTTTGTCCGTGGTCCCGGCAGTGCTGCAGTTCGTCGGCTTCTTCTTCCTGCCGGAGAGCCCCCGCTGGCTTCTCCAAAAGGGCCGGAGCGAAGAGGCCCGTCGGGTTCTCAGCCGGATCAGAGGGGACCAGAGCGTTGACGCAGAGTACGACACCATCAGAACCAGCAtcgaggaagaggagaaggagtcTCGCGGAG GTCTTGTCATTCTGCGGATCCTTCGCCACGGTCCGACTCGCAGGGCGCTCATCGTTGGCTGCAGCCTCCAGAtgtttcagcagctgtctgGGATAAACACCGTCAT GTACTACAGTGCAACCATTCTGCAGATGGCGGGGGTGCGGGATGATAAACAGGCCATCTGGTTGGCTGCTGCAACTTCTGCGACCAACTTTGTGTTCACCTTCGTTGGAGTGTGGCTTGTGGAGAGAGTGGGCCGCAGGAAGCTGACCCTGGGCAGCCTGGCAG GTACTGGTCTGAGTCTGGCTTTGTTAGCCGTCGGGTTCTTGCTGTCAGCCCAGAATTCTCCGCCCGTCGGCCTCCACCCTGTCGACTCTCAGAACTCAAGCTGCAGACTGTATGA GTCCTGTGAATTCTGCATGTTGGATCCGggctgtggattttgttaccgTGAAAACGGCACCGGCGTGTACGACGCCTCCTGCGTTCCTGTCAATCAAGTGTCCACAGATCACGCCGCCTGGGGAAG GTGTTACAATCAGACAGAGGCCACTGACAGCCCGATCTGGGCCTACAACTACTGTCCAACGTCGTACTCCTGGATCGTCCTGATGGGCCTCATCCTCTACCTTGCATTCTTCGCTCCAG GGATGGGCTCCATGCCCTGGACAGTGAACTCAGAGATCTACCCTCTGTGGGCCCGCAGCACGGGCAACGCCTGTTCAGCCGGGGTCAACTGGATCTTCAACGTCCTGGTGTCTCTGACCTTCCTTCACGTGGCTGAGTTTCTGACCTATTACG GGGCTTTCTTCTTGTACACGGGCCTGGTGGTGCTGGGTGTCCTCTTCATCCAGGGCTGCCTCCCAGAGACCCAGGgcctgcagctggaggacatcGAGAACCTGTTCGCCGGGCCGCTCTGCTCCTGTGGAGCCTCCTCACCCGGTGGCAGTCGCCACGTCCAGTACATCCGG CAAGGTTTGGAGCTCAGCCCAGCGCAGTACGGAGCGATGGGATCAGACAGTGCCATAGCCTATATCACTGTAAGTACAGCGTCAAGGTGCCCAGTGTGCTGA
- the LOC143322467 gene encoding proton myo-inositol cotransporter-like isoform X2, with protein MSNSHDEYSLKHMSNLMGSRRQKAVDDGEQSLIGPPSGVSAAGGDLLDRDASTLGFVYVLAFFSALGGFLFGYDTGVVSGAMLLLKKEMNLSTLWQELLVSSTVGAAALSALGGGSLNGWVGRRICILVASFIFSIGGIILALAPDKVVLLVGRITVGLGIGLASMTVPVYIAEVSPPHQRGQLVTINSLFITGGQFIASVIDGAFSYLSHDGWRYMLGLSVVPAVLQFVGFFFLPESPRWLLQKGRSEEARRVLSRIRGDQSVDAEYDTIRTSIEEEEKESRGGLVILRILRHGPTRRALIVGCSLQMFQQLSGINTVMYYSATILQMAGVRDDKQAIWLAAATSATNFVFTFVGVWLVERVGRRKLTLGSLAGTGLSLALLAVGFLLSAQNSPPVGLHPVDSQNSSCRLYESCEFCMLDPGCGFCYRENGTGVYDASCVPVNQVSTDHAAWGRCYNQTEATDSPIWAYNYCPTSYSWIVLMGLILYLAFFAPGMGSMPWTVNSEIYPLWARSTGNACSAGVNWIFNVLVSLTFLHVAEFLTYYGAFFLYTGLVVLGVLFIQGCLPETQGLQLEDIENLFAGPLCSCGASSPGGSRHVQYIRQGLELSPAQYGAMGSDSAIAYITLQ; from the exons ATGTCCAACAGCCACGATGAGTACAGCTTGAAACACATGAGCAACCTTATGggcagcaggagacagaaagcTGTGGATGATGGAGAGCAGAGTCTCATTGGGCCTCCATCTGGGGTCTCTGCCGCTGGTGGGGACCTCCTGGACCGAGATGCCTCCACACTGGGGTTCGTCTATGTGTTGGCATTCTTCTCCGCCCTGGGAGGATTCCTCTTCGGGTACGACACTGGGGTGGTCTCTGGGGCGATGCTGCTCCTGAAGAAGGAGATGAATCTGAGCACCCTGTGGCAGGAGCTGCTGGTTTCCAGTACTGTTGGGGCTGCGGCGCTCTCTGCCCTGGGTGGAGGCTCCTTGAACGGGTGGGTGGGCCGCAGGATCTGCATCCTTGTGGCCAGTTTCATCTTCAGCATCGGTGGCATCATCTTGGCTCTTGCCCCAGACAAGGTGGTGCTCCTTGTGGGCAGAATCACAGTCGGTCTGGGCATAG GCCTTGCCTCGATGACAGTTCCTGTGTACATCGCAGAAGTTTCCCCCCCTCATCAGAGAGGACAGCTGGTCACTATCAACTCCCTCTTCATCACCGGTGGCCAGTTCATTGCCAGTGTGATCGACGGAGCTTTCAGCTACCTGAGCCACGACGGCTGGAG GTACATGCTGGGTTTGTCCGTGGTCCCGGCAGTGCTGCAGTTCGTCGGCTTCTTCTTCCTGCCGGAGAGCCCCCGCTGGCTTCTCCAAAAGGGCCGGAGCGAAGAGGCCCGTCGGGTTCTCAGCCGGATCAGAGGGGACCAGAGCGTTGACGCAGAGTACGACACCATCAGAACCAGCAtcgaggaagaggagaaggagtcTCGCGGAG GTCTTGTCATTCTGCGGATCCTTCGCCACGGTCCGACTCGCAGGGCGCTCATCGTTGGCTGCAGCCTCCAGAtgtttcagcagctgtctgGGATAAACACCGTCAT GTACTACAGTGCAACCATTCTGCAGATGGCGGGGGTGCGGGATGATAAACAGGCCATCTGGTTGGCTGCTGCAACTTCTGCGACCAACTTTGTGTTCACCTTCGTTGGAGTGTGGCTTGTGGAGAGAGTGGGCCGCAGGAAGCTGACCCTGGGCAGCCTGGCAG GTACTGGTCTGAGTCTGGCTTTGTTAGCCGTCGGGTTCTTGCTGTCAGCCCAGAATTCTCCGCCCGTCGGCCTCCACCCTGTCGACTCTCAGAACTCAAGCTGCAGACTGTATGA GTCCTGTGAATTCTGCATGTTGGATCCGggctgtggattttgttaccgTGAAAACGGCACCGGCGTGTACGACGCCTCCTGCGTTCCTGTCAATCAAGTGTCCACAGATCACGCCGCCTGGGGAAG GTGTTACAATCAGACAGAGGCCACTGACAGCCCGATCTGGGCCTACAACTACTGTCCAACGTCGTACTCCTGGATCGTCCTGATGGGCCTCATCCTCTACCTTGCATTCTTCGCTCCAG GGATGGGCTCCATGCCCTGGACAGTGAACTCAGAGATCTACCCTCTGTGGGCCCGCAGCACGGGCAACGCCTGTTCAGCCGGGGTCAACTGGATCTTCAACGTCCTGGTGTCTCTGACCTTCCTTCACGTGGCTGAGTTTCTGACCTATTACG GGGCTTTCTTCTTGTACACGGGCCTGGTGGTGCTGGGTGTCCTCTTCATCCAGGGCTGCCTCCCAGAGACCCAGGgcctgcagctggaggacatcGAGAACCTGTTCGCCGGGCCGCTCTGCTCCTGTGGAGCCTCCTCACCCGGTGGCAGTCGCCACGTCCAGTACATCCGG CAAGGTTTGGAGCTCAGCCCAGCGCAGTACGGAGCGATGGGATCAGACAGTGCCATAGCCTATATCACT CTCCAATAA
- the LOC143322467 gene encoding proton myo-inositol cotransporter-like isoform X3 encodes MSNLMGSRRQKAVDDGEQSLIGPPSGVSAAGGDLLDRDASTLGFVYVLAFFSALGGFLFGYDTGVVSGAMLLLKKEMNLSTLWQELLVSSTVGAAALSALGGGSLNGWVGRRICILVASFIFSIGGIILALAPDKVVLLVGRITVGLGIGLASMTVPVYIAEVSPPHQRGQLVTINSLFITGGQFIASVIDGAFSYLSHDGWRYMLGLSVVPAVLQFVGFFFLPESPRWLLQKGRSEEARRVLSRIRGDQSVDAEYDTIRTSIEEEEKESRGGLVILRILRHGPTRRALIVGCSLQMFQQLSGINTVMYYSATILQMAGVRDDKQAIWLAAATSATNFVFTFVGVWLVERVGRRKLTLGSLAGTGLSLALLAVGFLLSAQNSPPVGLHPVDSQNSSCRLYESCEFCMLDPGCGFCYRENGTGVYDASCVPVNQVSTDHAAWGRCYNQTEATDSPIWAYNYCPTSYSWIVLMGLILYLAFFAPGMGSMPWTVNSEIYPLWARSTGNACSAGVNWIFNVLVSLTFLHVAEFLTYYGAFFLYTGLVVLGVLFIQGCLPETQGLQLEDIENLFAGPLCSCGASSPGGSRHVQYIRQGLELSPAQYGAMGSDSAIAYITVSTASRCPVC; translated from the exons ATGAGCAACCTTATGggcagcaggagacagaaagcTGTGGATGATGGAGAGCAGAGTCTCATTGGGCCTCCATCTGGGGTCTCTGCCGCTGGTGGGGACCTCCTGGACCGAGATGCCTCCACACTGGGGTTCGTCTATGTGTTGGCATTCTTCTCCGCCCTGGGAGGATTCCTCTTCGGGTACGACACTGGGGTGGTCTCTGGGGCGATGCTGCTCCTGAAGAAGGAGATGAATCTGAGCACCCTGTGGCAGGAGCTGCTGGTTTCCAGTACTGTTGGGGCTGCGGCGCTCTCTGCCCTGGGTGGAGGCTCCTTGAACGGGTGGGTGGGCCGCAGGATCTGCATCCTTGTGGCCAGTTTCATCTTCAGCATCGGTGGCATCATCTTGGCTCTTGCCCCAGACAAGGTGGTGCTCCTTGTGGGCAGAATCACAGTCGGTCTGGGCATAG GCCTTGCCTCGATGACAGTTCCTGTGTACATCGCAGAAGTTTCCCCCCCTCATCAGAGAGGACAGCTGGTCACTATCAACTCCCTCTTCATCACCGGTGGCCAGTTCATTGCCAGTGTGATCGACGGAGCTTTCAGCTACCTGAGCCACGACGGCTGGAG GTACATGCTGGGTTTGTCCGTGGTCCCGGCAGTGCTGCAGTTCGTCGGCTTCTTCTTCCTGCCGGAGAGCCCCCGCTGGCTTCTCCAAAAGGGCCGGAGCGAAGAGGCCCGTCGGGTTCTCAGCCGGATCAGAGGGGACCAGAGCGTTGACGCAGAGTACGACACCATCAGAACCAGCAtcgaggaagaggagaaggagtcTCGCGGAG GTCTTGTCATTCTGCGGATCCTTCGCCACGGTCCGACTCGCAGGGCGCTCATCGTTGGCTGCAGCCTCCAGAtgtttcagcagctgtctgGGATAAACACCGTCAT GTACTACAGTGCAACCATTCTGCAGATGGCGGGGGTGCGGGATGATAAACAGGCCATCTGGTTGGCTGCTGCAACTTCTGCGACCAACTTTGTGTTCACCTTCGTTGGAGTGTGGCTTGTGGAGAGAGTGGGCCGCAGGAAGCTGACCCTGGGCAGCCTGGCAG GTACTGGTCTGAGTCTGGCTTTGTTAGCCGTCGGGTTCTTGCTGTCAGCCCAGAATTCTCCGCCCGTCGGCCTCCACCCTGTCGACTCTCAGAACTCAAGCTGCAGACTGTATGA GTCCTGTGAATTCTGCATGTTGGATCCGggctgtggattttgttaccgTGAAAACGGCACCGGCGTGTACGACGCCTCCTGCGTTCCTGTCAATCAAGTGTCCACAGATCACGCCGCCTGGGGAAG GTGTTACAATCAGACAGAGGCCACTGACAGCCCGATCTGGGCCTACAACTACTGTCCAACGTCGTACTCCTGGATCGTCCTGATGGGCCTCATCCTCTACCTTGCATTCTTCGCTCCAG GGATGGGCTCCATGCCCTGGACAGTGAACTCAGAGATCTACCCTCTGTGGGCCCGCAGCACGGGCAACGCCTGTTCAGCCGGGGTCAACTGGATCTTCAACGTCCTGGTGTCTCTGACCTTCCTTCACGTGGCTGAGTTTCTGACCTATTACG GGGCTTTCTTCTTGTACACGGGCCTGGTGGTGCTGGGTGTCCTCTTCATCCAGGGCTGCCTCCCAGAGACCCAGGgcctgcagctggaggacatcGAGAACCTGTTCGCCGGGCCGCTCTGCTCCTGTGGAGCCTCCTCACCCGGTGGCAGTCGCCACGTCCAGTACATCCGG CAAGGTTTGGAGCTCAGCCCAGCGCAGTACGGAGCGATGGGATCAGACAGTGCCATAGCCTATATCACTGTAAGTACAGCGTCAAGGTGCCCAGTGTGCTGA